In Humulus lupulus chromosome 6, drHumLupu1.1, whole genome shotgun sequence, a single genomic region encodes these proteins:
- the LOC133783115 gene encoding uncharacterized protein LOC133783115, with protein MVNQYGIKFAIHLITSHFGNLVAKVCENLLRKGPLTLQSLIRSTELTPLQVKNSLLILIQHNCVQAFSSEQIGAGGNEVKVTQYLAVFSNILHRLRFPKFLAIVSQELDKDCEEIFEGLIQHGRLTLEQICDRAEAGKSGRGDPAIRAAVQENFNKLLNARFVERCPAPEPFIEPPSETKSSSNKRGAKSAKLDGAPETEEQRILTAAAPLEVLRFSNLTTSGADFDPEDDIAGSSVGEKRKHGSLELDEEFGSKNKEVTLWRVNFEEFIRCLRHKACIENVRARLDDGAAIVLKAMLDATRGAEKKVRSENSVSLSMNTIFEEVMKSEVGRSLTLDRVRASLVQLGCSPSDETYSIDLKKIIELAQNEEVESIVLKRYGRDAYRMFRLLSKAGQLLETDKIADMTFVEKKETPKILYKLWQDEYLHMEKLVVTAARQVSFLLWKVNKPILWDHVLDEMYHAALNLNQRLIYEQEQKELFSLQSGAHTGSIEKDRLRNAKIYLQSSLIKLDDALMLFHDF; from the exons ATGGTGAATCAGTACGGTATCAAATTTGCCATCCACCTCATTACCTCCCACTTCGGCAATCTCGTCGCA AAAGTTTGTGAAAATCTTCTAAGAAAAGGGCCCTTAACACTCCAATCTTTAATCCGTTCCACGGAGCTGACTCCTCTACAAGTTAAAAACTCTCTCCTCATTCTCATTCAACACAACTGTGTTCAAGCTTTCTCTAGCGAACAGATCg GTGCTGGTGGAAATGAAGTAAAAGTTACCCAGTACTTAGCTGTGTTTAGTAACATACTCCATCGCTTGAGGTTTCCCAAATTCTTGGCAATTGTATCCCAAGAGCTTGATAAAGAT TGTGAAGAAATTTTTGAGGGTTTGATTCAGCATGGGAGGCTAACACTTGAACAAATATGTGATAGAGCAGAAGCGGGCAAAAGTGGAAGAG GAGATCCTGCCATTCGAGCTGCTGTGCAAGAAAATTTTAATAAACTTCTAAATGCCCGTTTCGTTGAACGTTGCCCGGCCCCTGAACCATTTATTGAACCACCAAGTGAAACGAAAAGCTCTTCAAATAAAAGAGGGGCAAAATCTGCTAAG TTGGATGGTGCTCCGGAGACTGAAGAGCAACGCATTTTAACAGCAGCAGCACCTTTGGAAGTTCTTCGATTTTCAAATTTGACAACTTCTGGAGCTGATTTTGATCCAGAAGATGACATTGCTGGTTCCTCGGTTGGGGAAAAG AGGAAGCATGGGTCGTTGGAGTTGGATGAAGAATTTGGCTCTAAGAATAAGGAAGTAACACTTTGGCGAGTCAATTTTGAGGAATTTATCAGATGTCTGCGGCATAAG GCTTGCATTGAGAATGTGAGAGCACGGCTGGATGATGGAGCTGCAATTGTTTTAAAAGCAATGTTAGATGCAACTAGAGGTGCAGAGAAGAAAGTGAGAAGTGAAAATTCAG TTTCTTTGTCTATGAATACAATTTTTGAAGAGGTGATGAAAAGTGAAGTTGGTCGTAGTTTAACTCTCGATCGTGTCAGAGCCTCTCTTGTCCAGCTTGGTTGTTCACCCTCTGATGAGACGTATAGTATTG ACTTGAAGAAAATAATCGAGTTGGCCCAAAATGAAGAG GTAGAATCCATTGTATTAAAAAGATATGGGAGGGATGCTTATAGAATGTTCAGATTGCTATCAAAGGCTGGTCAGCTGCTCGAGACAGACAAG ATTGCAGATATGACATTTGTCGAAAAGAAGGAAACACCCAAGATTCTTTACAAGCTTTGGCAGGACGAGTACTTGCATATGGAG AAATTAGTTGTCACAGCTGCCAGACAAGTATCGTTCTTGTTGTGGAAAGTGAACAAGCCTATTCTATGGGATCATGTACTAGATGAGATGTATCATGCAGCGTTGAATTTGAACCAACGATTGATTTATGAGCAGGAACAGAAAGAG CTATTTTCTCTCCAATCAGGTGCACATACAGGGTCCATAGAGAAAGACCGACTTAGAAACGCAAAGATATATCTGCAATCTTCACTTATAAAGCTAGACGATGCTCTTATGCTCTTCCATGATTTCTGA